From one Chanodichthys erythropterus isolate Z2021 chromosome 3, ASM2448905v1, whole genome shotgun sequence genomic stretch:
- the LOC137017612 gene encoding sarcoplasmic reticulum histidine-rich calcium-binding protein → MATLRSLLLGLLLALLCSFQTPLAPSSSVKAQDLPLIREEGLMADDDDDDDDDDDDDDDDDDDDDDDDDDDDDDDDDDDDDDDDDDDDDDDDDDDDDDDDDDDDDDDDDDDDDDDDDDDDDDDDDDDDDDDDDDDDDDDDDDDDDDDDDDDDDDDDDDDDDDDDDDDDDDDDDDDDDDDDDDDDDDDDDDDDDDDDDDDDDDDDDDDDDDHEDDDDDDDDYHDGSICSFCAHCEHCDSCDECPCKKGDDSEHCDFCDDCGKCYICPVCDTVCQPGGFVDSVSGSIYKTVADVFDDDDDDDDDDDDDN, encoded by the exons ATGGCTACTCTGAGAAGCTTGCTGCTGGGGCTTTTGCTGGCCCTGCTGTGCTCCTTCCAGACACCGCTGGCTCCCTCATCATCTGTCAAAGCCCAGGATCTGCCACTCATCCGTGAGGAAGGCCTGATGGCTGATGATGACGACGATGATGATGACGACGATGATGACGACGACgatgatgacgatgatgatgacgatgacGACGACGATGATGACGATGACGACGACGATGATGACGATGacgacgatgatgatgatgacgacgatgatgatgatgacgacgacgacgacgacgacgacgacgacgacgacgacgatgatgatgatgacgatgatgatgatgacgacgatgatgatgatgatgatgatgacgacgatgatgatgatgatgacgacgacgacgatgatgatgacgacgatgatgacgatgatgatgacgatgatgaCGACGATGACGACGATGATGACGACGATGATGACGACGATGATGATGacgacgatgatgatgatgacgacgatgatgatgatgacgacgatgatgatgatgacgacgacgacgacgacgacgacgacgatgatgatgacgacgacgacgatgatgatgacgacgatgatgatgatgatgatgaccaTGAAG ATGATGACGACGACGATGATGATTATCATGATGGATCCATTTGCTCGTTCTGTGCCCACTGTGAG CATTGCGACAGCTGTGATGAGTGCCCATGTAAAAAGGGAGACGACTCTGAACACTGCGACTTCTGCGAT GACTGTGGAAAGTGCTacatctgtcctgtttgtgACACCGTCTGCCAGCCAG GTGGCTTTGTTGACTCCGTTTCTGGATCCATCTATAA GACTGTCGCGGATGTCTTtgatgatgacgatgatgatgacgatgacGACGACGACGACAACTAA